The window GACATTCAAAAGCGGGAAGTACAATTGATTGAAACAAAAAATCTAACACCCATGGCATTCCCGCTCTGGGCTGAGCAGTTCTTCGCCACGATGCCCGCAGGCGATGCCGCCACACGATTGGAACAAATGCTTCAAGACCTCGAACAAGCGGCTGACAAATGATCCTGAGCATCCTCGATCAAACGCTTGCACTCCTTCCCGAGAAGGCCGTCCTGCTTCCCGATCACACCCTCGTAGCAGCCGACATCCACCTTGGCAAAGCCACCGCGTTTCAAGCAAAAGGACTCGCCATTCCGGAGGGCGACAGCGATGCTGATCTCAACCGATTGCGAATACTTTGTGAACAAGTCCGAGCCACCCGTGTGGTGATCAATGGCGACCTATTTCATTCACCCGCCGGGCTCACGAAGGAGATCGAACGTTTGCTGGAAACATGGTTATTCACAATCGGAATCCCGGTTGAACTGGTGATTGGAAACCACGACCGCAAGCTCCCGCGGCTGCCAGATTGCCTCACCGTCCTCCCCTTCGCCGAGCACGCGGGCATCCACCTCGTCCATGATCCGGCCGACGCGCCCGACGACCGTCCGGTGGTCGCCGCCCACTGGCACCCCGTCGCGCGGATCGCCGATGGCAGGCGCACCTCCCTCCGACTGCCCTGCTTCCTTCTGCGACGGAATGTCCTCGTGCTCCCCTCCTTCGGCAGCTTCACCGGCGGAGCCATCATCGACCGGCAGGACGACGACCGCATGTTCGTCGCGCCCGGCGACCGGGTCATCGAGGTGCCCGGAAAGCTACTTCGATAGACCGTTTAAAGCGGCGTTGCAGATGACGGCGGAACATAGGCATCACGAGCAGCTCTCACCTGGTCATGGTTGGCATTCGCCCACTCGACCAGCGGGGCGATCCTCGCGAGCAACGATCCGCCCAACTCGGTGAGGCAGTATTCCACCTTCGGCGGAACGGTCGGATAGACCGTCCGGGTGACGTAGCCATCCTTCTCAAGCGTCCGCAGGGTCTGGGAAAGCATCCGCTGCGAGATGTCGCCGATGGCCCGTTTCACCTCCGTGAAGCGCAGCGTCTTCGGCGCGAGCACCAGCAGGACGAGGAGACTCCAGCGGTCACCGATGCGATCGAGCACGTCGCGGACCGGGCACTTTTCGGCAAGGCCCGATCCCGGGGCCACGGGTGGAAATGGAAGGCTCATGATGGTTACCGCGGTGTAACCGGGTTCCGAAAATCACCCCTCTTGCAGCGTTTCCGGAACTCGGTATCGAATAGGAACCAAGCATCCCCGCGATGCCATTTCAATCCCGAATCAACCCCGAATCCCGACCATCATGATCGCCATCACCGGAGCCACCGGCCAGCTCGGCCGCCTCGTCATCGACCATCTTCTCGCTCGCGTGCCCGCCAGCAACCTCGTCGCCATCGTCCGCGACCCGGCAAAGGCCGCCGACATCGCGGCACGTGGAGTGACCGTCCGCCAAGCCGAC of the Luteolibacter flavescens genome contains:
- the pdeM gene encoding ligase-associated DNA damage response endonuclease PdeM; the encoded protein is MILSILDQTLALLPEKAVLLPDHTLVAADIHLGKATAFQAKGLAIPEGDSDADLNRLRILCEQVRATRVVINGDLFHSPAGLTKEIERLLETWLFTIGIPVELVIGNHDRKLPRLPDCLTVLPFAEHAGIHLVHDPADAPDDRPVVAAHWHPVARIADGRRTSLRLPCFLLRRNVLVLPSFGSFTGGAIIDRQDDDRMFVAPGDRVIEVPGKLLR
- a CDS encoding winged helix-turn-helix transcriptional regulator — its product is MSLPFPPVAPGSGLAEKCPVRDVLDRIGDRWSLLVLLVLAPKTLRFTEVKRAIGDISQRMLSQTLRTLEKDGYVTRTVYPTVPPKVEYCLTELGGSLLARIAPLVEWANANHDQVRAARDAYVPPSSATPL